The Candidatus Poribacteria bacterium genome has a window encoding:
- a CDS encoding type I restriction endonuclease subunit R — protein sequence MNTIGQKEIHTQKNVIAFFEQELGYNYLGDWHHRQDNNNIEEAQLTDWLKRQGHSDQIISRVLFKLNNAATLAGSQTLYGANREVYDLLRYGIKVQPSASEQNITVWLIDWENPLNNDFSIAEEVTVYGNNIKRPDIVLYVNGIALGVLELKRSTVSIAEGIR from the coding sequence ATGAACACCATTGGACAAAAAGAAATACACACACAGAAAAACGTGATCGCATTCTTTGAACAGGAACTCGGTTACAACTACCTCGGCGACTGGCATCACCGTCAGGATAACAACAACATTGAGGAAGCGCAACTCACCGATTGGCTGAAACGTCAAGGACACAGTGACCAGATTATCTCCAGGGTACTGTTCAAGCTAAACAATGCCGCAACACTCGCCGGGAGCCAGACGCTCTACGGCGCGAACCGCGAAGTCTACGATCTATTGCGCTACGGCATCAAAGTCCAACCGAGTGCCAGTGAACAAAATATCACCGTCTGGCTCATTGATTGGGAGAACCCACTCAACAACGACTTCAGCATCGCTGAAGAAGTAACCGTTTATGGCAACAACATCAAACGTCCCGACATCGTGCTTTACGTCAACGGTATCGCACTCGGTGTACTGGAACTGAAGCGTTCAACTGTATCAATCGCTGAGGGTATCCGTC